A part of Tessaracoccus timonensis genomic DNA contains:
- a CDS encoding sugar-binding protein, which translates to MRILKSIAAISAAGAMALSLAACGGGNAGNAGNGGNGSDQGGGGNTENVKVGIALPQKTSENWVEAEGFFQETCKEKKLDCTLQFANGGVAEQQNQVDAMITSGVKVLIIGALDGTSLGTQLQKAKDDGIAVIAYDRLLMDTENVDNYVAYDSYQVGVKQGEALLEGLKKQKGDGPYTIELVAGSNDDSNTSRFFEGGMSVLQPKIDDGTITVGSGQTKQSQAATQGWDPKNAQSRMDAILSQNYPGDKVPDGILSPNDTLARAVLTSVQQAGKEQPVVTGQDSEIESLKWIMEGKQYSTISKPTLPLVQASVDLAIKLASGEKDLKELNGIQVSTDQSNNNTKDVPSFLLEPIVATKENAKEVYKDEPKKLEAVNSVG; encoded by the coding sequence ATGCGGATCCTCAAGTCCATCGCAGCCATCAGCGCGGCTGGCGCCATGGCACTCTCCCTGGCCGCTTGCGGAGGCGGCAATGCCGGCAACGCAGGCAATGGCGGCAACGGTTCCGACCAGGGCGGGGGCGGCAACACTGAGAACGTCAAGGTCGGTATCGCGCTGCCGCAGAAGACCTCGGAAAACTGGGTGGAGGCCGAGGGCTTCTTCCAGGAAACCTGCAAGGAGAAGAAGCTCGACTGCACGCTGCAGTTCGCCAACGGAGGCGTCGCTGAACAGCAGAACCAGGTAGACGCCATGATCACCTCCGGAGTGAAGGTGCTCATCATTGGCGCTCTCGACGGCACCTCGCTCGGCACTCAGCTGCAGAAGGCCAAGGACGACGGCATCGCGGTGATCGCCTACGACCGCCTCCTCATGGACACCGAGAACGTCGACAACTACGTCGCCTACGACAGCTACCAAGTGGGCGTGAAGCAGGGCGAGGCCCTGCTCGAGGGACTCAAGAAGCAGAAGGGCGACGGCCCCTACACCATCGAGCTCGTCGCCGGATCCAACGACGACTCCAATACGTCGCGATTCTTCGAAGGCGGCATGTCCGTGCTGCAGCCGAAGATCGACGACGGCACCATCACCGTCGGCTCGGGGCAGACGAAGCAGTCGCAGGCCGCTACCCAGGGCTGGGACCCGAAGAACGCACAGTCGCGCATGGACGCCATCCTGTCGCAGAATTACCCCGGCGATAAGGTGCCCGACGGTATCCTCTCCCCCAACGACACGCTCGCTCGTGCGGTGCTGACCTCGGTGCAGCAGGCAGGCAAGGAACAGCCTGTGGTGACGGGCCAGGACTCCGAGATTGAGTCGCTGAAGTGGATCATGGAGGGCAAGCAGTACTCCACCATCTCGAAGCCCACGCTGCCGCTGGTGCAGGCCTCGGTTGATCTCGCGATCAAGCTGGCCTCCGGTGAGAAGGATCTCAAGGAGCTGAATGGCATTCAGGTGAGCACCGACCAGTCCAACAACAACACGAAGGACGTGCCGTCCTTCCTGCTGGAGCCGATCGTGGCCACGAAGGAGAACGCGAAAGAGGTGTACAAGGACGAGCCGAAGAAGCTTGAAGCCGTGAACTCGGTGGGCTAA